A portion of the Pleurocapsa minor HA4230-MV1 genome contains these proteins:
- a CDS encoding type II toxin-antitoxin system HicB family antitoxin yields the protein MNHKYQIMIAWSQEDECYLAYLPDFANEIMQPVTHGDTYQSALQNGLDVMEELILWFQAEGKSLPVPKLVSA from the coding sequence ATGAATCATAAATATCAAATTATGATCGCCTGGAGTCAAGAAGATGAATGTTATTTAGCTTATCTTCCCGACTTTGCTAATGAGATTATGCAGCCTGTTACTCATGGAGATACTTATCAATCAGCTTTGCAGAATGGTTTGGATGTAATGGAAGAATTGATTTTATGGTTTCAGGCAGAAGGTAAATCATTACCAGTCCCTAAATTAGTTTCTGCTTGA
- a CDS encoding type II toxin-antitoxin system HicA family toxin, protein MLKQAGFELLPKRGKGSHAIYQYPGTTIRVNLPGKDGSDAKAYSEKQVKQTIERAKNES, encoded by the coding sequence ATGTTAAAACAAGCAGGTTTTGAGTTGCTTCCAAAACGAGGTAAGGGAAGTCATGCCATATATCAATATCCAGGGACTACAATAAGGGTAAACTTGCCAGGGAAAGATGGATCGGATGCTAAAGCATATTCGGAAAAGCAAGTAAAACAAACTATTGAAAGAGCCAAAAATGAATCATAA
- the psaC gene encoding photosystem I iron-sulfur center protein PsaC, translating into MSHSVKIYDTCIGCTQCVRACPTDVLEMVPWDGCKAGQIASSPRTEDCVGCKRCETACPTDFLSIRVYLGAETTRSMGLAY; encoded by the coding sequence ATGTCCCATAGCGTCAAAATTTATGATACTTGCATTGGGTGTACCCAATGTGTACGGGCTTGTCCTACTGACGTTTTGGAGATGGTACCTTGGGATGGCTGTAAAGCTGGTCAAATTGCCTCTTCTCCTCGTACTGAAGATTGTGTCGGTTGCAAACGTTGTGAAACGGCTTGCCCTACAGATTTCTTGAGTATCCGCGTCTATTTGGGTGCAGAAACCACCCGCAGTATGGGTCTTGCTTATTAA
- a CDS encoding J domain-containing protein, which translates to MVNSNSDRQKSVTLPPQVKLINSYYSLMGLHPSASSIVIRRSYRQLSKKYHPDTTQLPANVATAKFQQLNEAYAVLSSPEKRSLYDLQIGYSRLNVIQAPSWSQPESHNYSRTAYLDPTDRPLSSGEIFVLVLLGLTFIGCLLLVAIVAYLRG; encoded by the coding sequence ATGGTTAACAGTAATTCTGATCGGCAAAAATCGGTAACCTTACCACCCCAGGTAAAGTTAATCAATAGTTACTATAGTTTAATGGGGTTACATCCTTCAGCCTCAAGTATTGTCATTCGGCGTAGCTATCGTCAACTGAGCAAAAAATATCATCCCGACACCACCCAATTACCAGCTAATGTCGCTACGGCTAAATTTCAACAGCTTAATGAAGCTTACGCTGTATTGAGTAGTCCTGAAAAGCGATCGCTCTACGATTTACAGATTGGCTATTCTCGTCTGAATGTCATTCAAGCACCAAGCTGGTCACAACCCGAATCCCACAACTATTCTCGGACGGCATATTTAGACCCTACCGATCGCCCTCTGTCTTCAGGAGAAATATTCGTTTTGGTATTGCTAGGGTTAACCTTTATCGGCTGTTTATTACTTGTGGCGATCGTCGCTTATCTACGGGGATAA
- a CDS encoding right-handed parallel beta-helix repeat-containing protein yields MANSNNTSAGKKTNKVLNVDQDFAGNLDKAIAAANDGDTVSLGKSTYTTSGINIHKDITIDGYRGKTIIKGKGVTDSIITVNSDASGTTIQDVVITNGNNGIKVKEATNVTLQNLDLHDIGIDKPMRDGQNNIAISLTGADGFKILDSKISDIGRKGIGVNDTDGGIISGITLEDINLDAEHSQSYDAGGIKLFNTNDVTISDNKLSGINAFNIWNDLSSNTTIDGNEIRGVGEDFLAPDYNKYVGLAGIYNEKSYKSIVDNNIVTSTKDFLAFDSTEFTTKTMKLGDNNEFSSMRIDTTDYWANEKLETQVAITEDPDAANFALFEDDFYSGGTFGGDTTGGV; encoded by the coding sequence ATGGCTAACTCAAATAATACTTCTGCTGGAAAAAAAACTAATAAAGTTCTTAATGTAGACCAAGATTTTGCTGGTAATTTGGATAAAGCGATCGCTGCTGCTAATGATGGCGATACTGTTTCCTTGGGGAAAAGTACTTATACTACTTCGGGAATTAATATTCATAAAGATATTACAATCGATGGCTATCGAGGCAAAACAATCATCAAGGGAAAAGGTGTCACCGATTCGATCATTACTGTAAATTCAGATGCAAGCGGTACAACTATTCAAGATGTTGTCATAACTAATGGGAACAATGGTATCAAGGTTAAGGAGGCAACTAATGTCACTTTGCAAAATCTCGACCTTCATGATATTGGGATCGATAAACCAATGAGGGATGGTCAAAATAACATTGCTATTAGCTTAACTGGAGCTGACGGATTTAAAATACTTGATTCAAAAATATCTGATATTGGTCGTAAAGGAATTGGCGTTAATGATACTGATGGTGGAATAATTAGTGGTATTACTTTAGAAGATATCAATCTGGATGCAGAACACTCTCAAAGTTATGATGCTGGTGGAATAAAACTATTTAATACTAACGATGTCACTATTAGTGATAATAAATTGTCTGGGATTAATGCTTTTAATATTTGGAATGATCTTAGTAGCAACACCACCATCGATGGGAATGAGATTAGAGGGGTAGGAGAAGACTTTTTAGCCCCCGACTATAATAAATATGTTGGCTTAGCAGGTATTTATAATGAGAAAAGCTATAAGTCAATTGTTGACAACAACATCGTTACTTCAACCAAAGATTTCTTAGCATTTGACTCTACAGAATTTACGACTAAAACTATGAAACTAGGTGATAATAATGAGTTTTCTAGTATGCGAATAGATACAACCGACTATTGGGCAAATGAGAAATTAGAAACACAGGTTGCCATAACTGAAGATCCTGATGCAGCCAACTTTGCCCTCTTTGAGGATGACTTTTACTCAGGTGGTACTTTTGGTGGTGATACTACTGGTGGTGTCTAG
- a CDS encoding antibiotic biosynthesis monooxygenase — protein MILEVAVLNIKPGMNQQFETAFVEASQIIASMNGYISHDLQKCLESENQYLLLVNWQTIEDHTVGFRQSAEYQTWKKLLHHFYTPFPTVEHYQTVIKS, from the coding sequence ATGATCCTAGAAGTTGCAGTCTTAAACATTAAGCCAGGTATGAATCAGCAATTTGAGACTGCTTTTGTGGAAGCTTCCCAGATTATTGCCTCAATGAATGGATATATCTCTCACGATCTACAAAAGTGTTTAGAAAGCGAAAATCAGTATTTATTATTAGTTAACTGGCAAACTATTGAGGATCATACCGTTGGTTTCAGACAGTCTGCTGAATATCAAACTTGGAAAAAACTACTGCATCATTTTTACACTCCTTTTCCCACAGTAGAACATTACCAAACTGTAATTAAAAGCTGA
- a CDS encoding protein kinase: MDNNLVGQTIQGRYYVVRQLGRGGVGVTFLAKDQQCFDSPCVVKQLQPKTSNPQTIAIARRLFNREAEIMNSLGHCDRIPRLLAYFEQNHEFFLVQELIEGHDLSQEILPGQPWSEAKTLALLQDILEVLLIVQQHNVIHRDLKPSNLMRRSQDNKIILIDFGSVKQVTTQIVDAAGQVKQTVAVGTKSYMPMEQMMGRPGFYSDIYALGVIAIQALTGIHPREFTIDDDGEIIWRNKLNRQVHYQPRFLDLLDRMVRYRHQDRYSSAGVVLSDLKQLDAAQNNNRETLIISKSATPKPQQPKPVDNINRTTTVVNSQPTPINQPVHNQAINQTTVITNPARYWQPNSRSPVIKSSKSKSKSKSKSKLPLVLGLLALLAALVGWMIVKQIKSPQLAFSLYENYSLGFRVDYPQNWSKQNRDDFLATGVVFFSPLENDADQFKEQVSVLVENLSTDLPLSKYTELSLSEIKQLSDPNIGEAQVVAMGANEGRQIIYQGEENGSPVKRMQTWSVNGNRAYLITYTALPESFDDYLPTVEKMIQSFETTE, translated from the coding sequence ATGGATAACAATCTTGTAGGACAGACTATTCAGGGACGTTATTACGTCGTTAGGCAACTGGGAAGAGGTGGCGTAGGAGTCACTTTTTTAGCTAAGGATCAGCAGTGTTTTGATAGCCCGTGTGTCGTTAAACAGCTTCAGCCTAAAACTAGCAATCCTCAAACCATAGCCATAGCCCGAAGATTATTTAATCGGGAAGCTGAAATCATGAATAGTTTGGGTCATTGCGATCGCATTCCCCGATTATTGGCTTATTTTGAACAGAATCACGAGTTTTTCTTAGTTCAAGAATTGATTGAGGGACATGATCTAAGCCAAGAAATTTTGCCTGGTCAACCTTGGTCAGAAGCCAAAACCTTGGCTCTACTACAGGATATTCTCGAAGTACTACTAATTGTCCAGCAGCATAACGTCATTCATCGTGACCTTAAGCCTTCTAACTTAATGCGCCGTAGTCAAGATAACAAAATTATCTTGATTGATTTTGGCTCTGTCAAGCAGGTAACCACACAAATTGTTGATGCTGCGGGACAGGTAAAACAGACCGTGGCAGTAGGAACTAAATCTTATATGCCGATGGAGCAGATGATGGGTCGTCCTGGTTTTTATAGCGATATTTACGCTTTGGGTGTCATCGCTATCCAAGCCTTGACAGGAATCCATCCTCGCGAATTTACCATTGATGATGATGGTGAAATAATTTGGCGTAATAAACTCAATCGTCAAGTTCACTATCAACCTCGGTTTCTCGATCTGCTAGATCGGATGGTGCGCTATCGTCATCAAGATAGATACAGTTCGGCAGGAGTCGTCTTGTCAGACTTGAAGCAATTAGATGCTGCACAAAATAACAATAGGGAAACGCTGATTATCTCCAAGAGCGCTACTCCAAAACCTCAGCAACCCAAGCCTGTAGACAATATAAATCGAACAACTACCGTTGTTAATAGTCAACCTACACCAATTAACCAGCCAGTCCATAACCAAGCTATTAATCAAACTACAGTAATCACTAATCCTGCTAGATATTGGCAACCAAATTCCAGATCGCCAGTTATTAAATCCTCTAAATCGAAGTCTAAGTCTAAATCTAAGTCTAAATTACCTCTGGTGCTAGGCTTGCTTGCACTACTAGCTGCTCTAGTAGGATGGATGATCGTCAAGCAGATTAAGAGTCCACAACTGGCGTTTTCGCTGTATGAAAATTACAGCCTGGGTTTTCGTGTCGATTATCCTCAAAACTGGTCAAAGCAAAATCGAGATGACTTTTTAGCGACAGGGGTAGTATTTTTTTCCCCTTTAGAAAATGATGCAGATCAGTTTAAAGAGCAGGTTAGTGTCTTAGTCGAAAATCTATCCACAGATCTACCCTTATCTAAGTACACAGAATTATCCCTCTCGGAAATTAAGCAGCTTTCCGACCCGAATATCGGCGAAGCTCAAGTAGTTGCTATGGGCGCTAACGAAGGGCGACAAATCATTTACCAAGGAGAAGAGAATGGTAGTCCTGTAAAAAGAATGCAAACCTGGTCAGTTAATGGCAATCGAGCCTACTTAATTACCTATACTGCTTTACCAGAAAGCTTTGATGATTATTTGCCTACAGTAGAAAAAATGATTCAATCTTTTGAAACTACTGAATAA
- a CDS encoding aspartate kinase, whose protein sequence is MALVVQKYGGTSVGSVERIQAVAKRISRAVQQGDSLVVVVSAMGKTTDSLVKLANEISNNPSSREMDMLLSTGEQVTIALLSMALQAIGRPAISLTGAQVGIVTEAEHSRARILQVCTDRIERHLNKGEVVVVAGFQGVSDSEDLEITTLGRGGSDTSAVALAASLKADRCEIYTDVPGILTTDPRLVPTAQLMSEITADEMLELASLGAKVLHPRAVEIARNYGMPLVVLSSWSDRPGTRVVSRLPQPRSLQGMEIAKAVDGVEIDRDQAKIALLRVPDCPGVAASLFGEISTQNIDVDLIIQSIHEGNTNDIAFTVVNRVLKAASAVAEAIAPSLRTHPSLTEQAEVIIDRQIAKVAISGAGMIGRPGIAAKMFKTLADARINIQMISTSEVKVSCVIDESECDRALHLLSLAFDVDLDSQKEITTRQEPKNHPPVRGVALDTNQARIAIRHVPDTPGMAARIFTLLAQKNISVDAIIQSQRCHIINGQPTRDIAFTVAQADAELVCEVIAELDRQINCGQVSGDKAIAKLSVVGAGMIGHPGVAAKFFASLAKENINIQMITTSEIKISCVIDETDGIKALQAVHEAFGLGGSEQIIIPA, encoded by the coding sequence ATGGCTTTAGTTGTACAAAAATATGGCGGGACATCTGTTGGTTCAGTAGAACGAATTCAAGCGGTGGCGAAGAGAATCAGTCGAGCTGTACAGCAAGGAGATAGTTTGGTTGTCGTTGTCTCGGCAATGGGCAAAACTACCGACAGTTTAGTGAAACTAGCTAACGAGATCTCCAATAACCCTAGTAGCCGCGAGATGGATATGCTGCTATCTACAGGAGAACAGGTGACGATCGCCCTTCTCAGCATGGCGTTACAGGCAATCGGAAGACCCGCAATTTCCCTCACAGGAGCGCAGGTGGGAATTGTCACGGAAGCCGAACATAGTCGCGCCAGAATACTCCAAGTATGTACCGATCGCATTGAAAGACACCTCAATAAAGGTGAGGTAGTGGTAGTAGCTGGTTTTCAGGGAGTTAGCGACAGCGAAGATCTCGAAATTACCACTCTGGGTCGCGGAGGCTCAGATACTTCTGCAGTGGCGCTTGCAGCCTCTCTCAAAGCAGACCGCTGCGAAATTTATACTGATGTTCCTGGGATTCTCACCACCGATCCTCGTCTTGTCCCCACCGCTCAGTTAATGTCTGAGATTACGGCAGATGAGATGTTAGAGTTAGCCAGTTTGGGCGCAAAAGTCCTGCATCCCCGTGCAGTAGAAATTGCTCGTAATTATGGGATGCCGTTAGTAGTGCTATCTAGCTGGAGCGATCGCCCTGGCACCAGAGTGGTTTCTCGTTTACCCCAACCCCGCTCGTTACAAGGAATGGAGATTGCTAAAGCGGTAGATGGTGTGGAGATCGACCGCGACCAAGCAAAAATTGCCCTCTTACGAGTACCAGATTGTCCTGGGGTAGCAGCTAGCTTGTTTGGCGAAATATCAACTCAAAATATTGATGTAGATTTGATTATTCAGTCGATTCACGAAGGAAATACGAATGATATTGCCTTTACGGTGGTTAATCGCGTTCTTAAAGCAGCTTCGGCTGTGGCAGAAGCGATCGCCCCTTCTTTACGTACCCACCCCAGTCTTACCGAACAAGCCGAAGTAATTATCGATCGGCAAATTGCGAAGGTGGCTATTTCTGGTGCTGGCATGATTGGTCGTCCTGGTATTGCTGCCAAGATGTTTAAAACCCTCGCCGATGCCCGCATTAACATTCAAATGATTTCTACTTCAGAAGTTAAAGTAAGCTGCGTAATTGACGAATCAGAATGCGATCGCGCCCTACATCTTTTGTCCTTAGCCTTTGATGTCGATCTGGATTCGCAAAAAGAAATTACCACTCGTCAAGAGCCAAAAAACCATCCCCCCGTTAGAGGTGTCGCTCTTGATACTAATCAAGCTCGGATTGCCATTCGTCATGTTCCCGATACCCCAGGGATGGCTGCACGAATTTTCACTTTGTTAGCACAAAAAAATATTAGCGTCGATGCGATTATTCAGTCCCAACGCTGCCACATTATCAACGGTCAACCCACCCGTGATATTGCCTTTACCGTCGCTCAAGCCGATGCGGAGTTGGTCTGTGAGGTGATTGCTGAACTAGATCGCCAGATTAACTGTGGTCAGGTGTCAGGAGATAAAGCGATCGCCAAATTGAGTGTCGTCGGTGCAGGTATGATTGGACATCCTGGAGTGGCTGCTAAGTTTTTTGCTTCTCTAGCTAAGGAGAACATTAATATTCAAATGATTACTACCTCGGAAATCAAAATTAGCTGTGTCATCGACGAGACAGATGGCATCAAAGCACTCCAGGCAGTTCATGAAGCTTTTGGTTTAGGAGGCTCCGAACAGATCATTATTCCTGCTTAA
- a CDS encoding Gfo/Idh/MocA family oxidoreductase — translation MGVIGVGNMGRHHVRILSLLKEIELIGVSDIDLAKGIEIASQYQTHFYENYEDMLPAVDAVCIAVPTKLHHEVGERCLKAGVHILIEKPIAADLVEAESLVNLAAETGCILQVGHIERFNPAFRELSKVIQTESILALEARRLSPYSDRANDVSVVLDLMIHDIDLLLELSAAPVVRLTASGSTSSNSGNLDYVTANLGFANGVVATLIASKVTHRKIRCLSAHCKNSLIETNFLTNEILIHRHQSNSLTIEPLSYQRDGITEKVYTSNVEPIYAEIEHFVNCIRGGERPSVGGEQALKALRLASLIEQMALDGQIWHGGQEIISPTMSII, via the coding sequence ATGGGTGTTATTGGGGTGGGTAATATGGGACGACACCACGTCCGTATTTTGAGCTTACTCAAAGAAATTGAATTAATTGGTGTATCTGATATTGATTTAGCTAAAGGCATCGAGATCGCTAGCCAATATCAAACTCACTTTTATGAAAATTATGAGGATATGTTACCTGCGGTGGATGCGGTGTGTATTGCTGTGCCGACAAAACTCCATCATGAAGTAGGAGAGCGTTGTCTGAAAGCAGGGGTACATATCCTGATTGAAAAGCCGATTGCAGCCGATCTGGTTGAAGCTGAATCCTTGGTTAATCTGGCAGCGGAAACAGGATGTATTTTGCAAGTAGGTCATATTGAAAGATTTAATCCTGCTTTTAGGGAACTAAGTAAAGTCATTCAAACAGAAAGCATTCTGGCTCTAGAAGCACGTCGTTTAAGTCCCTATAGCGATCGCGCTAACGATGTTTCCGTAGTTTTGGACTTAATGATCCATGATATCGATCTGCTGTTAGAATTATCCGCTGCACCAGTAGTTAGACTAACCGCTAGTGGTAGCACTTCTAGTAATTCGGGCAACTTAGATTATGTTACCGCTAACCTGGGGTTTGCCAATGGTGTGGTAGCAACTCTCATTGCCTCCAAAGTTACTCACCGTAAGATTCGCTGTTTGTCCGCCCACTGTAAAAATTCCCTGATTGAGACTAATTTTCTCACCAACGAAATTTTGATCCATCGTCATCAGTCCAATAGTTTGACTATCGAGCCACTTTCTTACCAACGAGACGGAATTACGGAAAAAGTATACACCAGTAATGTAGAGCCAATTTATGCGGAAATAGAACATTTTGTTAACTGTATTCGTGGTGGTGAGCGTCCCTCTGTCGGCGGAGAACAAGCGCTTAAGGCTCTACGTTTAGCAAGTCTAATTGAGCAAATGGCTCTTGATGGTCAGATTTGGCATGGCGGACAAGAAATTATTTCGCCAACTATGTCGATTATTTAG
- a CDS encoding cytosine deaminase: MIFEAESYWLTNAHVPSCLLNLAHLPQPTREGLCLVNLKISQGNIEQVTATNSIEADLPYLDLQQQILLPCLIDVHTHLDKGHIWERSPNVNSTFDMALSQGNIDREKYWQPEDVYRRMEFGLKCSYAHGTQAIRTHIDSSGKQADISLEVFACLQSAWQDKITLQAVSLVSLDYYQTPAGVALADKIAEIGGILGGVGWQNPDLETQLDRVFTLAQERNLDLDFHVDENGDPDSICLQKVAQAAIRHDFSNQITCGHCCSLAVQSADVVNKTIELVKQAKIAVVSLPMCNLYLQDRQLGKTPHWRGVTRVHELKQQGVPVAFASDNCRDPFFGFGDHDVLEVFEQAVKIAHLDAPYANWITSVTTTPAQIMNLTLGKITPGNVADLIIFPARYFSELLARSQHNRIVIRRGKQIKSDLPDYRELDDLIISK; encoded by the coding sequence ATGATTTTTGAGGCTGAATCGTATTGGTTAACTAATGCTCATGTTCCCAGTTGTTTGCTCAATTTAGCTCATCTTCCCCAGCCGACAAGAGAAGGTTTATGTTTAGTTAATCTGAAAATTAGTCAGGGAAACATCGAACAAGTTACTGCTACCAACTCTATCGAAGCAGATCTTCCTTATCTAGATTTACAACAGCAGATCCTGCTTCCTTGCTTAATAGATGTCCACACTCATTTAGATAAAGGACATATTTGGGAGCGATCGCCTAACGTAAATAGTACGTTTGACATGGCTTTGAGTCAAGGGAATATCGACCGAGAAAAGTATTGGCAACCAGAAGATGTTTATCGTCGCATGGAGTTTGGGCTTAAGTGCAGCTATGCTCATGGTACGCAAGCAATTCGCACCCATATTGATTCCTCTGGCAAACAAGCGGACATCAGTTTAGAGGTGTTTGCTTGTTTGCAGTCAGCTTGGCAAGATAAAATCACTCTCCAGGCGGTTAGTTTAGTGAGCTTAGATTATTACCAAACTCCAGCAGGAGTAGCCTTAGCGGATAAAATTGCTGAGATTGGCGGTATTTTAGGCGGTGTGGGTTGGCAAAATCCCGATCTAGAAACTCAGTTAGACAGGGTATTTACTCTAGCTCAAGAAAGAAACTTGGATTTAGATTTCCATGTGGATGAGAATGGCGATCCTGACTCTATTTGCCTTCAGAAAGTAGCTCAAGCTGCAATTAGGCATGACTTTAGCAATCAAATTACCTGTGGACACTGCTGTAGTCTAGCGGTGCAGTCTGCTGATGTAGTTAATAAAACTATTGAGCTAGTTAAACAAGCTAAAATTGCCGTGGTTAGTTTACCGATGTGCAATCTTTATCTACAAGATCGTCAGCTAGGGAAAACTCCCCATTGGCGTGGTGTAACTAGAGTGCATGAACTAAAGCAGCAGGGTGTACCTGTAGCTTTTGCTAGTGATAACTGTCGCGATCCTTTTTTTGGTTTTGGCGATCATGATGTCTTGGAAGTGTTTGAGCAAGCAGTAAAAATTGCTCATTTAGATGCGCCTTATGCCAATTGGATTACCAGTGTCACCACAACTCCCGCCCAGATCATGAATTTAACTCTAGGGAAAATAACCCCAGGTAATGTAGCCGATTTAATTATCTTTCCTGCTCGTTACTTTAGTGAATTATTAGCGCGATCGCAACACAATCGGATTGTTATCCGCCGAGGTAAACAAATTAAGTCAGATTTACCTGATTATCGTGAACTAGATGATTTGATCATTAGTAAATAA
- a CDS encoding TetR/AcrR family transcriptional regulator, which translates to MPAPKIDKAQAIAAIAELFREHGYHGTSYAQIIKASGLGKGSLYNYFPGGKEDIAKAILRQIDCWFEENIFAPLNTNNDPEIVLGKMFNTVDTYFASGQRICLLGSFALCDAKEQFSSEIKSYFQRWIKALSTYLQKQGLSETESQNLAYGVMVAIQGGLVMAQATDNTDVFVQAISEAKNILLKALK; encoded by the coding sequence ATGCCTGCACCTAAGATTGACAAAGCACAAGCTATTGCAGCTATAGCTGAGTTGTTTAGGGAACATGGTTATCATGGAACATCCTACGCTCAAATTATCAAGGCTTCGGGTTTAGGAAAAGGAAGTCTTTATAATTATTTTCCTGGTGGGAAAGAAGATATTGCTAAAGCTATTTTAAGACAAATTGACTGTTGGTTTGAAGAGAATATATTTGCGCCTTTAAATACAAATAATGACCCAGAAATAGTTTTAGGGAAGATGTTTAACACAGTGGATACCTACTTTGCTAGTGGACAAAGAATCTGTTTGCTGGGTTCTTTTGCTCTTTGTGATGCTAAAGAACAGTTTTCATCTGAGATCAAAAGCTACTTTCAACGATGGATTAAAGCTTTAAGTACCTATTTACAAAAACAAGGATTGTCAGAAACAGAAAGTCAGAACTTAGCATATGGTGTCATGGTAGCAATTCAAGGTGGACTGGTAATGGCGCAAGCTACGGATAATACAGATGTTTTTGTCCAGGCAATCTCTGAAGCTAAAAATATATTGCTCAAAGCGTTGAAGTAA
- a CDS encoding nuclear transport factor 2 family protein — MEQRLPLPPFDRETAVQKVRMAENAWNTRDPEKVALAYTEDSIWRNRTEFFQGRVKITEFLTRKWLKELDYRLIKELWAFDDHKIAVRFQYEWHDDLQQWYRAHGNELWEFAQNGLMSRREASINDVKIKLEERKFFWSGNIRPENHPGLT; from the coding sequence ATAGAACAACGCTTGCCACTTCCTCCTTTTGATCGAGAAACTGCGGTTCAAAAAGTGCGGATGGCTGAAAATGCTTGGAATACCCGCGATCCTGAAAAAGTGGCTTTAGCATATACAGAGGATAGTATCTGGCGCAACCGTACCGAATTTTTTCAAGGTCGGGTCAAAATTACAGAATTCTTAACTCGCAAGTGGTTGAAAGAACTGGATTACAGACTTATCAAAGAGTTGTGGGCGTTTGATGATCATAAAATAGCAGTGCGCTTTCAATATGAGTGGCATGATGATTTACAGCAATGGTATCGCGCTCATGGAAATGAATTATGGGAGTTTGCTCAAAATGGCTTAATGTCTCGTAGAGAAGCGAGTATCAATGACGTTAAAATTAAGCTTGAGGAACGCAAGTTCTTTTGGTCGGGCAATATAAGACCAGAAAATCATCCAGGTTTAACTTAA
- a CDS encoding Txe/YoeB family addiction module toxin codes for MSGSIVIFDQQFREDLRWWAKKDRKILNRILDLVEAIVTNPTTGIGKPEKLKYLPGSRWSRRITQEHRLVYQIDGKKLIFLQCRYHY; via the coding sequence TTGAGCGGTAGCATAGTGATTTTTGACCAACAATTTCGCGAAGATCTACGTTGGTGGGCAAAAAAAGACCGCAAGATACTCAATCGAATCTTAGATCTAGTAGAAGCAATAGTCACTAATCCTACAACGGGAATTGGCAAGCCAGAAAAACTCAAATATTTACCTGGATCTCGTTGGTCGAGAAGAATCACTCAAGAACACAGGCTCGTATATCAAATAGATGGTAAGAAGCTAATATTTTTGCAATGTCGTTATCACTATTAA
- a CDS encoding type II toxin-antitoxin system prevent-host-death family antitoxin yields MLAKQTNYTNLRQNLASILDESIADRSVIIVTRQGKEDVAILAADELSNLLETLHLFRSPENAQKLLAAMARADAIADQPDLKSENLAELCQELDIER; encoded by the coding sequence ATGTTAGCCAAGCAAACCAACTATACTAATCTGCGTCAAAATTTAGCCTCAATACTTGATGAATCGATCGCCGATCGCAGTGTCATTATTGTAACTCGTCAGGGAAAAGAAGATGTGGCAATTCTCGCTGCTGATGAACTATCGAACCTACTAGAAACATTGCATCTATTTAGATCTCCTGAGAATGCTCAAAAGTTACTGGCAGCTATGGCTAGAGCCGATGCGATCGCCGATCAACCAGATCTAAAATCGGAAAACCTGGCAGAACTCTGTCAGGAGTTAGACATTGAGCGGTAG